In the genome of Dermacentor andersoni chromosome 3, qqDerAnde1_hic_scaffold, whole genome shotgun sequence, one region contains:
- the LOC129386971 gene encoding uncharacterized protein, whose amino-acid sequence MSDQSNCHHGIQMYLFLYILNYFLQFRVCVVLALASSALAGFLHGSGYSLGSGVGLGSGVGLTSYGLSHGIGYSGLTGFGVGHGLAYGPAASYAVAAPAVARTVSTYHAAPAVTAVHAAPAVATYAAAPVATVAAAPAVSRVTTYQSAPVVAAAPAVSTTYHAAPAVATYAAAPAVSRVTTYQSAPAVATYAAPAVSRVTYQAAPAVTKVYQSAPVVAAAPAVSRVTTYQSAPAVTTYQSAPAVATYAAPAVSRVTYQAAPAVTKVYQSAPVVAAAPAVSHVTTYQSAPAVATYAAPAVSRVTYQAAPAVTKVYQSAPVVAAAPAVSHVTYQSAPAVTKVFQSAPAVATVAAAPAVSHVTTYQSAPAVATVAHAAPVATYAAAPVASYAAAPAVATVHAAPAVATTTVHHAPAVATVSHAAPAFAAYQAAPVYGYGVGSLGYGAGHYGFGHGFGVYGLNYGYGLGTPFDYNTLLRRKK is encoded by the exons ATGTCAGACCAGTCAAATTGTCACCACGGTATCCAAATGTACTTGTTCTTATATATTCTAAATTATTTTTTACAGTTCCGTGTTTGCGTCGTCCTTGCCCTGGCCTCCAGCGCCCTTGCTGGATTCCTTCACGGTAGTGGCTACAGCCTCGGCAGTGGTGTCGGCCTCGGCAGCGGTGTTGGCCTCACTAGCTATGGTCTTAGTCACGGAATCGGCTACTCCGGCCTCACCGGCTTCGGTGTCGGCCATGGCCTTGCCTACGGACCAGCCGCCAGCTACGCCGTGGCTGCCCCAGCTGTTGCTCGCACCGTCTCCACTTACCATGCTGCTCCAGCTGTGACCGCTGTTCACGCTGCTCCAGCTGTCGCTACCTACGCAGCTGCCCCAGTCGCCACCGTGGCCGCTGCTCCTGCCGTGTCCCGCGTGACCACCTACCAGTCCGCTCCAGTTGTGGCCGCTGCCCCAGCGGTTTCTACCACTTACCACGCTGCTCCAGCGGTCGCCAcctacgccgctgctccagccGTGTCCCGCGTCACCACCTACCAGTCTGCTCCAGCTGTCGCTACCTACGCTGCACCAGCGGTCTCCCGCGTGACCTACCAGGCCGCTCCAGCTGTGACTAAGGTTTACCAGAGCGCCCCAGTCGTCGCTGCTGCCCCAGCTGTGTCCCGCGTCACCACCTACCAGTCTGCTCCAGCTGTCACCACCTATCAGTCTGCCCCAGCTGTCGCTACCTACGCTGCTCCAGCTGTCTCCCGCGTGACCTACCAGGCCGCCCCAGCTGTGACTAAGGTTTACCAGAGCGCCCCAGTCGTCGCTGCCGCCCCAGCTGTGTCCCACGTCACCACCTACCAGTCTGCACCAGCTGTCGCTACCTACGCTGCTCCAGCTGTCTCCCGTGTGACCTACCAAGCCGCCCCAGCTGTGACTAAGGTTTACCAGAGCGCTCCAGTCGTCGCTGCTGCCCCAGCCGTGTCCCACGTGACCTACCAGTCTGCCCCAGCTGTCACTAAGGTCTTCCAGTCTGCCCCAGCTGTCGCCACCGTCGCTGCCGCTCCAGCTGTGTCCCACGTGACCACCTACCAGTCTGCCCCAGCTGTGGCCACAGTCGCTCACGCTGCCCCGGTAGCCACCTACGCCGCTGCCCCAGTCGCCAGCTACGCCGCTGCCCCAGCTGTCGCTACCGTTCACGCCGCCCCCGCTGTTGCCACCACCACCGTCCACCACGCCCCAGCTGTGGCCACTGTCTCCCATGCTGCCCCAGCCTTCGCTGCCTACCAGGCGGCCCCAGTCTACGGTTACGGTGTTGGAAGCCTCGGCTACGGCGCTGGCCACTACGGCTTCGGCCACGGCTTTGGTGTCTACGGCCTGAACTACGGCTACGGCCTTGGCACTCCCTTCGACTACAACACCCTCCTCCGCAGGAAGAAGT AA